One Ciconia boyciana chromosome 9, ASM3463844v1, whole genome shotgun sequence genomic window carries:
- the LOC140657062 gene encoding hypoxanthine-guanine phosphoribosyltransferase-like has product MAHGLQIRDEDSGYNKNLFCIPKHYEEDLEAVFIPHGLILDRTERLARDIMHDMGSHHIVALCVLKGGYKFFADLLDHIKAVNQNGDKSVPITVDFVRIRSYCNDSPTEKISIVSEELSTLNGKNVLVVEDIVETGRTMKALLSKLKDNKPKMVKVVSLLIKRTCQSPGYRPDYIGFEIPDIFVVGYALDYNEYFRDLNHICILKEKAKEKYRI; this is encoded by the exons ATGGCTCATGGATTGCAG ATAAGAGATGAAGACAGTGGCtataataaaaatctattttgcatTCCTAAGCATTATGAAGAAGATTTAGAAGCAGTCTTCATTCCTCATGGACTTATCCTGGACAG gacAGAACGTTTGGCTAGAGATATCATGCATGATATGGGAAGCCATCACATTGTTGCACTCTGTGTCCTTAAAGGAGGCTACAAATTCTTCGCTGATTTGCTGGACCATATAAAAGCAGTAAATCAAAATGGTGATAAATCTGTGCCTATTACTGTGGATTTTGTTAGAATAAGAAGCTACTGT AATGATTCACCTACAGAAAAAATCAGTATTGTTAGCGAGGAACTGTCTACACTAAATGGGAAG AATGTGTTAGTAGTAGAG GACATTGTTGAGACTGGTAGAACAATGAAAGCGCTACTTTCAAAACTAAAAGACAACAAACCAAAGATGGTAAAAGTTGTAAG CCTGCTCATTAAAAGGACATGTCAAAGTCCAGGTTACAGACCAGACT ATATAGGCTTTGAAATTCCAGATATATTTGTGGTTGGATATGCTCTTGATTACAATGAATACTTCAGAGATCTAAAT cacatctgcattctgaaagagaaagccaAAGAGAAATATAGGATCTGA
- the NUDT7 gene encoding peroxisomal coenzyme A diphosphatase NUDT7, with translation MPKMAAAEREGELERESIKERARLRLREFDVGDKFSHLPLPRASVLLPLMVREGKLHLLLTVRSMQLRRSPGEVCFPGGKSEAIDKDEIDTALREAKEEVGLQPEKVEVICRLVPGIDKMNHLVTPVVGFIEDTFQAIPNPGEVSDVFVVPLEYFVKPLNYKTLPYKTSSGYLSWMHCFTYDDHEHKTSFKIWGLTAHFAVFLALVIFGKRPTFEVHYDLDNLISSSENYFMNLYSSLYERKKSNL, from the exons ATGCCAAAGATGGCGGCTGCGGAGCGGGAGGGCGAGCTGGAAAG GGAGAGTATAAAAGAGAGGGCCAGGCTGCGCTTGAGGGAGTTCGATGTTGGAGACAAATTCTCCCACTTGCCGCTGCCCAGAGCCTCTGTCCTCCTGCCGCTGATGGTGAGGGAGGGGAAGCTGCACTTGCTGCTCACTGTCAGGTCGATGCAG CTGAGAAGATCACCAGGGGAAGTGTGTTTTCCAGGAGGTAAAAGTGAAGCAATTGATAAAGACGAAATTGATACAGCTCTCCGAGAAGCTAAAGAAGAAGTAGGACTCCAGCCAGAGAAGGTGGAAGTCATCTGTAGGCTTGTGCCTGGAATTGATAAA atgAACCACTTGGTTACACCAGTTGTAGGATTTATAGAGGACACGTTCCAGGCCATTCCTAATCCAGGTGAAGTGAGCGATGTTTTTGTTGTGCCATTGGAGTACTTTGTCAAGCCCTTAAATTACAAGACCTTGCCTTATAAAACCTCATCTGGTTACTTAAGTTGGATGCACTGCTTTACCTATGATGACCATGAACATAAAACATCATTCAAGATATGGGGACTTACTGCAcactttgctgtatttcttgCTCTTGTAATTTTTGGAAAGAGACCTACCTTTGAAGTTCATTATGATCTTGACAACTTAATTTCATCCTCTGAAAATTACTTCATGAATTTATATTCATCCttatatgaaagaaagaagagtaatCTATGA